A single genomic interval of Tsukamurella paurometabola harbors:
- a CDS encoding CHAP domain-containing protein, which yields MGLRKVGLVVAAAIAALVVLAGGVVWFSSAYETPLTRHLPAELKPRVYPAVSTAGLSPARVRILDNVRREFDANRPGTYFSEGVQEPWCADFVSTVLRDSGLPLRNPNSGTWRIPGVYTLTEYFQQAGKLESATTYRPQPGDVVLYTPEHPKMRQHTNFVVAVSGDTVTTVGGNQEGGISAWTYRLTDTFGLAGYGVPAR from the coding sequence ATGGGGTTGAGGAAGGTCGGACTCGTCGTCGCCGCAGCGATCGCCGCACTCGTCGTGCTCGCGGGTGGTGTCGTGTGGTTCTCGAGCGCGTACGAGACGCCGTTGACACGGCACCTGCCTGCGGAGCTCAAGCCGCGCGTCTACCCCGCGGTCTCGACCGCGGGGCTCAGCCCGGCCCGTGTCCGCATCCTCGATAACGTGCGCCGCGAGTTCGACGCCAATCGCCCGGGGACGTACTTCTCCGAGGGCGTCCAGGAGCCGTGGTGCGCGGACTTCGTCTCGACGGTCCTCCGCGACTCCGGGCTTCCGCTGCGCAATCCGAATTCGGGCACGTGGCGCATCCCGGGCGTGTACACCCTCACCGAGTACTTCCAGCAGGCCGGAAAGCTGGAGTCCGCCACGACCTACCGGCCGCAGCCGGGCGATGTGGTGCTGTACACGCCCGAGCACCCGAAGATGCGACAGCACACCAACTTCGTGGTCGCGGTGTCGGGCGACACGGTCACCACCGTCGGCGGCAACCAGGAGGGCGGCATCAGCGCGTGGACCTACCGCCTGACCGACACCTTCGGGCTCGCCGGGTACGGGGTCCCGGCCCGATGA
- a CDS encoding DUF167 domain-containing protein: protein MSPRTVTCTIKPGSRKGPAVEADDAGALTLFVREPATEGKANKAAAELLASHLGVPKSRVRLVTGHTSRLKRFAVDD, encoded by the coding sequence ATGAGTCCGCGCACGGTGACCTGCACGATCAAGCCGGGGAGTCGCAAGGGTCCCGCCGTCGAAGCCGACGATGCCGGCGCGCTCACCCTGTTCGTGCGCGAACCGGCGACCGAGGGGAAGGCGAACAAGGCGGCGGCCGAACTGCTCGCCTCCCACCTCGGGGTGCCCAAGTCCCGCGTGCGGCTGGTCACCGGACACACCAGTCGCCTCAAACGGTTCGCCGTCGACGACTGA
- a CDS encoding pyruvate carboxylase translates to MFNKVLVANRGEIAIRGFRAAVESGARTVAVYPYEDRNSPHRQKADEAYQIGVEGHPVRAYLSVDEILRIAVKSGADAVYPGYGFLSENPDLAAACAERGITFVGPPTEVLELTGNKARAIAAAREAGLPVLASSEPSSDVDALLAAAEDMHFPVFVKAVAGGGGRGMRRVAAIEDLRDAIEIASREAESAFGDPTVFLEEAVIDPRHIEVQILADTAGNVIHLFERDCSLQRRHQKVIEMAPAPNISDELRERLCTDAVKFATAIGYSCAGTVEFLVDPQGRHVFIEMNPRIQVEHTVTEEVTDVDLVAAQLRVASGSTLPELGLTQDAIRLNGAALQCRITTEDPTDGFRPDTGRVSAYRTPGGAGIRLDGGTSVGAEISPHFDSMLVKLTTRGRDRETAIVRARRALAEFRIRGVATNIPYLQAVLADPDFVAGKVTTSFIEQRPELLTARGSSDTASKILRYLADVTVNKPHGTRPTKVYANDKLPDIDLSVPAPEGSQQRLERLGPAGFAADLRAQTALAVTDTTFRDAHQSLLATRVRTSALATIAPYEARLTPQLFSVEAWGGATYDVALRFLHEDPWERLATLHEAMPNICLQMLLRGRNTVGYTPYPQQVTDSFVAEAAATGVGIFRIFDALNDVEQMRPAIEAVLATNTAVAEGALSYTGDLANPGESLYTLDYYLGVAERIVKAGAHILAIKDMAGLLRPAAATKLVTALRKEFDLPVHVHTHDTPGGQLATYLAAWTAGADAVDGAAAPLSGTTSQPSLSSIVAATAHTDRDTGIDLDAVCSLEPYWEAVRGAYAPFESGLKAPTGRVYHHEIPGGQLSNLRQQAGALGLAERFEDIENAYAAADRMLGRLVKVTPSSKVVGDLALALVGSGVAPEEFASDPGRYDIPDSVIGFLRGELGTPPGGWPEPLRTRALEGRAEATPVSDVPAEEAAELAGTSEQRRAALSRLLFPGPMREFTEHLAEFGDVSKLSTNQFLYGLRQGEEHRVQLATGVELLIKLEGVGEPDEHGNRTLVCTLNGQLRTVSVRDRAVQAEIPAAERADRTNPGHVAAPFAGVVTPTVHTGETVAAGDQIATIEAMKMEAAITAPVAGTVTRVALAGATQVDGGDLVAVIEG, encoded by the coding sequence ATGTTCAACAAAGTCCTGGTGGCCAACCGCGGCGAGATCGCGATCCGCGGGTTCCGCGCCGCGGTGGAGAGCGGCGCGCGCACCGTCGCCGTGTACCCGTACGAGGACCGCAACTCCCCGCACCGCCAGAAGGCCGACGAGGCCTACCAGATCGGTGTGGAGGGGCATCCGGTCCGCGCGTACCTGAGCGTGGACGAGATCCTGCGGATCGCGGTGAAGTCCGGTGCGGACGCCGTGTACCCCGGGTACGGGTTCCTGTCGGAGAACCCGGACCTCGCCGCGGCGTGCGCGGAGCGCGGGATCACGTTCGTGGGGCCGCCCACGGAGGTGCTGGAGCTGACCGGCAACAAGGCGCGGGCGATCGCGGCGGCCCGCGAGGCGGGGCTGCCGGTGCTCGCCAGCTCGGAGCCGTCGTCGGACGTGGACGCACTTCTGGCCGCGGCCGAGGACATGCACTTCCCGGTGTTCGTCAAGGCCGTGGCGGGTGGCGGCGGGCGCGGCATGCGGCGCGTGGCCGCGATCGAGGACCTGCGGGATGCGATCGAGATCGCTTCGCGCGAGGCGGAATCGGCGTTCGGTGATCCGACGGTGTTCCTGGAGGAGGCCGTGATCGACCCGCGGCACATCGAGGTGCAGATCCTCGCCGACACCGCGGGCAACGTGATCCACCTGTTCGAGCGGGACTGCTCGCTGCAGCGGCGCCACCAGAAGGTGATCGAGATGGCTCCCGCGCCGAACATCTCGGACGAGCTGCGGGAGCGGCTGTGCACCGACGCGGTGAAGTTCGCCACGGCGATCGGCTACAGCTGCGCCGGCACCGTCGAGTTCCTCGTCGACCCGCAGGGCCGGCACGTCTTCATCGAGATGAACCCGCGGATCCAGGTGGAGCACACGGTGACCGAGGAGGTCACCGACGTCGACCTGGTGGCGGCGCAGCTCAGGGTCGCCTCCGGTTCCACGCTGCCGGAACTGGGGCTCACGCAGGACGCGATCCGCCTCAACGGCGCTGCCCTGCAGTGCCGCATCACCACGGAGGACCCCACCGACGGCTTCCGGCCGGACACCGGGCGGGTCAGCGCCTACCGCACGCCGGGCGGCGCGGGCATCCGCCTCGACGGCGGCACCTCGGTGGGCGCCGAGATCAGCCCGCACTTCGACTCGATGCTGGTCAAACTCACCACCCGCGGCCGCGACCGGGAGACCGCGATCGTCCGCGCGCGGCGCGCCCTGGCGGAGTTCCGGATCCGCGGCGTCGCGACGAACATCCCGTACCTGCAGGCGGTCCTGGCGGATCCCGACTTCGTCGCCGGGAAGGTGACCACGTCCTTCATCGAGCAGCGCCCGGAGCTGCTCACCGCGCGCGGCTCGTCGGACACCGCCTCGAAGATCCTGCGCTACCTGGCGGACGTCACCGTCAACAAGCCGCACGGCACCCGCCCGACGAAGGTGTACGCCAACGACAAGTTGCCCGACATCGACCTGAGCGTCCCCGCTCCGGAGGGCTCGCAGCAGCGGCTCGAGCGCCTGGGGCCGGCCGGCTTCGCCGCGGACCTGCGCGCGCAGACGGCGCTCGCGGTCACCGATACCACGTTCCGCGACGCGCACCAGTCACTGCTGGCGACCCGCGTGCGGACATCGGCGCTCGCCACCATCGCGCCGTACGAGGCGCGGCTGACACCGCAGTTGTTCTCGGTGGAGGCGTGGGGCGGCGCGACGTACGACGTGGCGCTGCGATTCCTGCACGAGGACCCGTGGGAGCGGCTCGCCACGCTGCACGAGGCGATGCCGAACATCTGCCTGCAGATGCTGCTGCGCGGCCGGAACACCGTCGGCTACACCCCGTACCCGCAGCAGGTCACGGACTCCTTCGTCGCCGAGGCGGCCGCCACCGGTGTGGGGATCTTCCGGATCTTCGACGCGCTCAACGACGTCGAGCAGATGCGTCCCGCCATCGAGGCGGTGCTCGCCACGAACACCGCCGTCGCCGAGGGCGCACTCTCCTATACCGGCGACCTCGCGAATCCGGGCGAGAGCCTGTACACGCTGGACTACTACCTGGGCGTCGCGGAGCGGATCGTCAAGGCGGGCGCGCACATCCTGGCGATCAAGGACATGGCCGGGCTGCTCCGGCCGGCCGCGGCGACGAAGCTGGTCACCGCCCTCCGGAAGGAGTTCGACCTGCCGGTGCACGTGCACACCCACGACACTCCCGGCGGGCAGCTCGCCACCTACCTCGCGGCGTGGACCGCCGGCGCGGACGCCGTTGACGGGGCCGCCGCGCCCCTGTCCGGCACCACGAGCCAGCCCTCCCTGTCGTCGATCGTGGCGGCCACCGCGCACACCGACCGGGACACCGGGATCGACCTCGACGCGGTGTGCTCGCTGGAGCCGTACTGGGAGGCGGTCCGCGGGGCGTACGCACCGTTCGAGTCCGGCCTCAAGGCCCCGACGGGACGGGTGTACCACCACGAGATCCCCGGCGGGCAGCTGTCCAACCTGCGGCAGCAGGCGGGCGCACTGGGGCTGGCGGAACGGTTCGAGGACATCGAGAACGCCTACGCCGCAGCCGATCGCATGCTCGGTCGGCTGGTGAAGGTCACCCCCTCGTCGAAGGTGGTCGGCGACCTCGCGCTCGCGCTCGTCGGTTCCGGGGTCGCGCCGGAGGAGTTCGCCTCCGATCCCGGCCGCTACGACATCCCCGACTCGGTGATCGGCTTCCTCCGTGGCGAACTGGGAACGCCGCCCGGCGGCTGGCCGGAGCCGCTGCGCACCCGCGCCCTGGAGGGCCGCGCGGAGGCCACGCCGGTCAGCGACGTGCCCGCCGAGGAGGCCGCGGAACTCGCGGGCACCTCGGAGCAGCGACGGGCGGCACTGAGCCGCCTGCTGTTCCCTGGCCCGATGCGCGAATTCACCGAACACCTGGCGGAGTTCGGCGATGTCTCCAAGCTCTCGACCAATCAGTTCCTCTACGGCCTGCGCCAGGGCGAGGAGCACCGGGTCCAGCTCGCGACCGGCGTCGAACTGCTCATCAAGCTCGAGGGCGTCGGCGAACCCGACGAGCACGGCAACCGGACCCTGGTCTGCACGCTCAACGGGCAGCTGCGCACCGTCTCCGTGCGGGACCGCGCCGTGCAGGCCGAGATCCCCGCCGCCGAGCGCGCCGACCGGACGAACCCGGGCCACGTGGCCGCCCCGTTCGCGGGCGTCGTCACGCCGACGGTGCACACGGGCGAGACGGTGGCCGCCGGCGACCAGATCGCGACGATCGAGGCCATGAAGATGGAGGCCGCCATCACCGCGCCCGTCGCCGGGACGGTCACCCGGGTGGCGCTCGCCGGCGCCACCCAGGTCGACGGTGGCGACCTCGTCGCGGTCATCGAGGGCTGA
- a CDS encoding alpha/beta hydrolase — protein sequence MLDRVREWWSHRYTFTGTAVGLVFLWLSLTPSLLPRGPLFQSLVSGGSGALGYMFGVFAVWLVRFMRSQDSTPPAPRTAWWWLLGIGVLGTTGMVLFFDAWQTRLRDLMDVEYLRFIDYLEIGVLSIVLLYVFVEVGKGVRTLVRWIAGKLGGYCPPRVAAVVAVGLVLLLSVGVINGVVVRGAMDAMNTTFSKVNREGGTDRPAPTSAFRSGGPGSLVEWSSLGKQGRVFVSNAQTVEHLTAFNGTPAVEPIRTYAGLGSVDSDDPNRYRAIAEKTAQELERTGGLRRKVVAVAMTTGTGWVNEAEAGALEYMYNGDTAIVSMQYSYLPSWLSFLVDKQNALDAGQALFEAVDKRVKALPEGQRPKLVVFGESLGSFGGEAPFLSLNNLLARTDGALFSGPTFNNEMWVRLTQQRDAGSPEWLPVYQQGANVRFAARAEDLSNPPGPWNGPRVVYLQHASDPIGRWTPDLAFSKPDWLREKRGVDVLSSVSWVPIVTFLQVSADMAVAVNVPDGHGHSYVKAAADAWAAILEPPGWTPEKTAKLRPILNSQTGYNEPTG from the coding sequence ATGCTCGACCGGGTCCGGGAATGGTGGTCGCACCGGTACACCTTCACCGGGACCGCGGTCGGGCTGGTCTTCCTCTGGCTGTCGCTGACCCCGTCGCTGCTGCCTCGCGGTCCGCTGTTCCAGAGCCTGGTCAGCGGCGGTTCCGGCGCGCTCGGTTACATGTTCGGGGTCTTCGCGGTGTGGCTCGTGCGATTCATGCGGTCGCAGGACTCGACCCCGCCCGCGCCGCGCACGGCCTGGTGGTGGTTGCTCGGCATCGGCGTCCTCGGAACCACCGGGATGGTGCTGTTCTTCGACGCCTGGCAGACGCGGCTCCGCGATCTCATGGACGTGGAGTACCTGCGCTTCATCGACTATCTCGAGATCGGCGTGCTGTCGATCGTGCTGCTGTACGTCTTCGTCGAGGTCGGCAAGGGCGTGCGCACGCTGGTGCGGTGGATCGCGGGCAAGCTCGGCGGCTACTGCCCGCCCCGCGTCGCGGCGGTGGTCGCCGTGGGCCTCGTACTCCTGCTGTCGGTCGGCGTCATCAACGGCGTCGTGGTGCGGGGCGCGATGGACGCGATGAACACCACCTTCTCCAAGGTCAATCGGGAGGGCGGCACCGACCGCCCGGCTCCCACGAGCGCCTTCAGGTCGGGCGGCCCGGGCTCGCTCGTCGAGTGGTCGTCGCTGGGCAAGCAGGGGCGCGTCTTCGTCTCCAACGCGCAGACCGTCGAGCACCTCACCGCCTTCAACGGCACTCCCGCCGTGGAGCCGATCCGCACCTACGCCGGGCTCGGTTCGGTGGATTCGGACGATCCCAACCGGTACCGGGCGATCGCGGAGAAGACCGCGCAGGAGCTGGAGCGCACCGGCGGCCTGCGGCGCAAGGTGGTCGCGGTCGCGATGACGACCGGCACCGGCTGGGTCAACGAGGCGGAGGCCGGCGCACTCGAGTACATGTACAACGGCGACACCGCGATCGTCAGCATGCAGTACTCGTACCTCCCCAGCTGGCTGTCCTTCCTCGTCGACAAGCAGAACGCGCTGGACGCCGGCCAGGCCCTCTTCGAGGCAGTCGACAAGCGGGTCAAGGCACTGCCCGAGGGGCAGCGGCCCAAGCTCGTGGTCTTCGGTGAGAGCCTCGGCTCGTTCGGCGGTGAGGCCCCGTTCCTCTCGCTCAACAACCTGCTCGCGCGCACCGACGGCGCCCTCTTCTCCGGCCCCACGTTCAACAACGAGATGTGGGTGCGGCTGACGCAGCAGCGCGACGCGGGATCGCCGGAGTGGCTGCCCGTGTACCAGCAGGGCGCCAACGTCCGGTTCGCCGCCCGCGCCGAGGATCTCTCGAACCCGCCCGGTCCGTGGAACGGTCCGCGCGTCGTCTACCTCCAGCACGCCTCGGACCCGATCGGCCGGTGGACGCCGGACCTCGCCTTCAGCAAGCCGGACTGGCTGCGGGAGAAGCGCGGAGTCGACGTGCTGTCGTCGGTGTCGTGGGTCCCGATCGTCACCTTCCTGCAGGTCTCGGCCGACATGGCGGTGGCCGTCAACGTGCCCGACGGGCACGGGCACAGCTACGTCAAGGCCGCCGCGGACGCCTGGGCCGCGATCCTGGAACCGCCCGGCTGGACGCCGGAGAAGACCGCGAAGCTGCGACCGATCCTCAACAGCCAGACCGGCTACAACGAGCCGACCGGGTAG
- a CDS encoding tRNA (cytidine(34)-2'-O)-methyltransferase — translation MFRILFFEPRIAPNTGNAIRIAAVTGCELHLVEPLGFDLSEPKLRRAGLDYHDLAHVSVHADLDAAWAALRPRTVYAYTAHATRHHHEVAYAPGDVLLFGPEPTGLPPEVLADPRITEALRIPMLAGRRSLNLANSAAIVAYEAWRQNGFDGAV, via the coding sequence GTGTTCCGCATTCTGTTCTTCGAACCCCGGATCGCTCCCAACACGGGCAACGCGATCCGCATCGCCGCCGTCACCGGATGCGAGCTGCACCTGGTCGAACCGTTGGGCTTCGACCTGTCCGAGCCGAAGCTCCGCCGCGCCGGGCTCGACTATCACGACCTCGCGCACGTGAGCGTCCACGCCGACCTGGACGCCGCGTGGGCGGCGCTCCGACCGCGGACCGTCTACGCCTACACCGCGCACGCGACCCGGCACCACCACGAGGTGGCGTACGCACCGGGTGACGTCCTCCTGTTCGGCCCGGAGCCCACGGGACTCCCGCCGGAGGTGCTCGCGGACCCGCGCATCACCGAGGCGCTCCGCATCCCCATGCTCGCCGGCCGGCGTTCCCTCAATCTCGCCAACAGCGCCGCGATCGTCGCCTACGAGGCGTGGCGGCAGAACGGCTTCGACGGGGCCGTCTGA
- a CDS encoding HdeD family acid-resistance protein, with translation MTDQNPLQQGIQQGVQGIQQGVKSTWQAILALGVLSIVLGVIIAVWPGPTTLVVGILFGVFLLLTGAFQVIAGLLGETQHRVLTVISGALALVLGVSCFRDDVVNSVAILGIWIGVSWIFSGVTSIVIGISDKQLPNRVWVVILGILSLAGGAVLIAYPFSVEVLVLVAGIWAVAIGIVQVISAFQLRSTAKQVQRRVSGLVG, from the coding sequence ATGACTGATCAGAATCCCCTCCAGCAGGGCATCCAGCAGGGCGTCCAGGGCATCCAGCAGGGCGTCAAGTCCACGTGGCAGGCCATCCTGGCGCTCGGCGTCCTGTCCATCGTCCTCGGCGTCATCATCGCGGTGTGGCCCGGGCCCACCACGCTGGTCGTCGGCATCCTCTTCGGTGTCTTCCTCCTACTGACGGGCGCCTTCCAGGTGATCGCGGGCCTGCTCGGCGAGACCCAGCACCGGGTGCTGACCGTGATCAGTGGCGCGCTCGCGCTGGTCCTGGGCGTCTCGTGCTTCCGTGACGACGTCGTCAACTCGGTGGCGATCCTCGGCATCTGGATCGGCGTCAGCTGGATCTTCTCCGGCGTCACCTCGATCGTGATCGGCATCTCCGACAAGCAGCTCCCCAACCGGGTGTGGGTCGTGATCCTGGGCATCCTCAGCCTCGCGGGCGGCGCGGTGCTCATCGCGTACCCGTTCTCCGTCGAGGTGCTCGTGCTGGTCGCGGGCATCTGGGCCGTCGCCATCGGCATCGTCCAGGTCATCTCCGCCTTCCAGCTGCGCAGCACCGCCAAGCAGGTGCAGCGGCGCGTGTCCGGCCTGGTCGGCTGA
- a CDS encoding bifunctional methylenetetrahydrofolate dehydrogenase/methenyltetrahydrofolate cyclohydrolase has product MTALVLDGKKTRDELFESFRERVTALRARGVVPGLGTVLVGDDPGSHSYVKGKHADCAKVGIESIRRDLPAEITQPELEAVIDELNADPACTGYIVQLPLPKHIDENAILERIDPAKDADGLHPTNLGRLVLGADGPLPCTPHGIVHLLRRYDVPLDGAHVVVVGRGVTVGRPIGLLLTRRSENATVTLCHTGTRDLAAEVRRADIVIAAAGVPGLITADMVKPGAAVLDVGVSRTADGLRGDVDPGVAEVAGHLSPNPGGVGPLTRAFLLGNVIDAAERDLARSGGA; this is encoded by the coding sequence GTGACGGCTCTCGTATTGGACGGTAAGAAGACCCGCGACGAACTCTTCGAGAGCTTCCGCGAGCGCGTGACCGCGCTGCGGGCGCGCGGGGTCGTCCCCGGGCTCGGCACCGTCCTCGTGGGCGACGATCCGGGCTCGCACTCCTACGTCAAGGGCAAGCACGCCGACTGCGCGAAGGTCGGCATCGAGTCGATCCGCCGTGACCTCCCGGCGGAGATCACGCAACCCGAGCTCGAGGCCGTGATCGACGAGCTCAACGCGGATCCCGCGTGCACCGGCTACATCGTGCAGCTGCCGCTGCCGAAGCACATCGACGAGAACGCGATCCTCGAGCGGATCGATCCGGCCAAGGACGCCGACGGCCTGCACCCGACCAACCTGGGCCGCCTGGTGCTGGGCGCCGACGGGCCGCTGCCGTGCACCCCGCACGGCATCGTCCACCTGCTGCGCCGCTACGACGTCCCGCTCGACGGCGCGCACGTCGTGGTGGTGGGGCGCGGCGTCACGGTCGGTCGCCCGATCGGCCTGCTGCTGACCCGCCGGTCCGAGAACGCCACGGTCACCCTGTGCCACACCGGTACCCGCGACCTGGCCGCCGAGGTGCGGCGCGCCGACATCGTGATCGCCGCGGCCGGCGTGCCCGGCCTCATCACCGCGGACATGGTCAAGCCCGGCGCCGCGGTGCTGGACGTGGGCGTGAGTCGCACCGCCGACGGCCTGCGGGGCGACGTGGATCCCGGCGTCGCCGAGGTCGCCGGCCACCTCTCGCCCAACCCCGGGGGCGTCGGCCCCCTGACCCGGGCCTTCCTGCTGGGCAACGTGATCGACGCCGCGGAGCGCGACCTCGCGCGTTCGGGCGGGGCGTAG
- a CDS encoding DUF3017 domain-containing protein, producing the protein MTEPAVEQYRRARVVRAVIANAGYVAVVGVLAAGMVLVGLEYWRRGLYVFGAGTGLGAVLRATLPERRQGLLRVRSRWFDATVLALAAVAILVVSYGISPLGTK; encoded by the coding sequence GTGACCGAACCCGCGGTCGAGCAGTACCGGCGCGCCCGGGTGGTGCGTGCGGTGATCGCGAACGCGGGATACGTGGCGGTCGTGGGTGTCCTGGCGGCCGGGATGGTCCTGGTGGGCCTGGAGTACTGGCGGCGCGGCCTGTACGTCTTCGGCGCGGGAACCGGCCTCGGCGCCGTGCTCCGCGCCACGCTGCCCGAGCGCAGGCAGGGGCTGCTGCGCGTGCGGAGCCGGTGGTTCGACGCCACGGTGCTGGCGTTGGCCGCCGTCGCCATCCTCGTCGTCTCCTACGGCATCAGCCCGCTCGGCACCAAGTAA
- the metX gene encoding homoserine O-acetyltransferase MetX codes for MSTRTGRPVDSPLGDWARVPDGAVQTVALGPLVLESGAVLEDVTMSFQRWGTPNAARDNVVVALHALTGDSHVTGPADADHRSAGWWDGLIGPGAAVDTDEWCVVSANVLGGCSGSTGPGSIAPDGRPYGSRFPVITVRDQVEAEAALLRALDVHDIASVVGGSMGGARALEWALMYGDFVRSALVLAVGARATADQIGTQTTQIAAIRADPHWQGGDYYGTGRTPDAGLGVARRIAHLTYRTEIELDSRFENRPQGREEPRAGGRYAVTSYLEHQAAKLVNRFDAGSYVVLTEVLNHHDVGRGRGGVDAALRACRVPVVVGGIDSDRLYPVRLQRELAELLPGSGDPVIVHSRDGHDGFLTEKDAVDSLLRRTLEFARR; via the coding sequence ATCAGCACCCGCACAGGCCGGCCGGTCGACAGCCCGCTGGGCGATTGGGCACGCGTCCCCGACGGCGCGGTGCAGACGGTGGCGCTGGGCCCGCTGGTGCTGGAGTCCGGTGCGGTCCTCGAGGACGTGACGATGTCGTTCCAGCGCTGGGGTACCCCCAACGCTGCCCGCGACAACGTCGTGGTGGCCTTGCACGCGCTCACGGGAGACTCCCACGTCACCGGGCCCGCGGACGCCGATCACCGCTCGGCCGGCTGGTGGGACGGGCTGATCGGCCCCGGCGCCGCCGTCGACACGGACGAGTGGTGCGTGGTCTCCGCGAACGTCCTGGGCGGCTGCTCGGGGTCGACGGGGCCCGGATCCATCGCCCCCGACGGACGTCCCTACGGTTCCCGCTTCCCCGTGATCACCGTGCGCGACCAGGTGGAGGCCGAAGCCGCTCTCCTGCGGGCCCTCGACGTGCACGACATCGCCTCGGTCGTCGGCGGGTCGATGGGCGGCGCGCGGGCCCTCGAGTGGGCCCTCATGTACGGGGACTTCGTCCGCTCGGCCCTGGTCCTCGCGGTGGGCGCCCGCGCCACCGCCGATCAGATCGGCACGCAGACCACGCAGATCGCCGCGATCCGGGCCGACCCGCACTGGCAGGGCGGCGACTACTACGGCACCGGACGCACCCCGGACGCCGGGCTCGGCGTCGCGCGGCGCATCGCGCACCTGACCTATCGCACGGAGATCGAGCTGGACAGCAGGTTCGAGAACCGCCCGCAGGGCCGCGAGGAACCGCGCGCGGGTGGCCGGTACGCGGTGACCTCGTACCTGGAACACCAGGCCGCGAAGCTGGTGAACCGGTTCGACGCCGGGAGCTACGTGGTTCTCACTGAGGTGCTCAATCATCACGACGTCGGCCGCGGCCGGGGCGGCGTGGACGCGGCCCTGCGCGCGTGCCGGGTCCCGGTCGTGGTGGGCGGCATCGACTCCGATCGTCTCTACCCGGTGCGGCTGCAGCGCGAGCTCGCCGAGCTGCTGCCCGGCAGTGGGGATCCGGTGATCGTGCACTCCCGCGACGGACACGACGGCTTCCTCACCGAGAAGGACGCCGTGGACTCCCTGCTCCGCCGGACCCTCGAGTTCGCGCGCCGCTGA
- a CDS encoding MFS transporter — protein MALGGFGIGTTEFAAMGLLPDIATDLGVTEPVAGHVISAYALGVVVGAPLIAAAFARVPRRALLIALMVAFTVGNALSVFAPTYGTLMAARFIAGLPHGAFFGVAALVAAHLAGPAERGRAVGQVLMGLSVANVIGVPLVTWLGTALSWRYAMGVVVLIGAVTVGALLAFLPSVQIPVTNPLTELGALARPQVWFALLTGVVGFGGMFAVYTYISTTLTSVSGLSAASVPAVLAAYGVGMVIGNAVGGRAADGSVTRSIAVALLALVVLQALFSLCAPQPFAAVTLFFLIGLTASALVPALQTRLMDVAGEAQTLAATLNHSALNIANALGALLGGAVIAAGGGYTAPALAGSALALAGLAVFGTGMLVARRSAEPVGAAR, from the coding sequence ATGGCGCTCGGCGGCTTCGGCATCGGCACGACCGAGTTCGCGGCGATGGGCCTCCTGCCCGACATCGCCACCGACCTCGGCGTCACCGAGCCGGTGGCGGGCCACGTCATCTCGGCCTACGCGCTGGGCGTCGTGGTCGGGGCGCCGCTCATCGCGGCGGCCTTCGCGCGCGTGCCGCGCCGGGCGCTCCTCATCGCGCTGATGGTGGCCTTCACGGTCGGCAACGCGTTGTCGGTCTTCGCGCCGACCTACGGCACGCTGATGGCGGCGCGGTTCATCGCAGGCCTCCCGCACGGCGCCTTCTTCGGCGTGGCCGCGCTGGTCGCGGCCCACCTAGCCGGGCCCGCGGAGCGCGGGCGCGCGGTGGGGCAGGTGCTGATGGGGCTGTCGGTGGCGAACGTGATCGGAGTGCCGCTGGTGACCTGGCTCGGGACCGCGCTGAGCTGGCGGTACGCCATGGGCGTCGTGGTCCTGATCGGCGCGGTCACCGTCGGGGCGCTCCTCGCCTTCCTCCCGTCGGTGCAGATCCCGGTGACCAATCCGCTCACCGAGCTCGGCGCGCTGGCCCGCCCCCAGGTGTGGTTCGCGCTGCTCACCGGTGTCGTCGGCTTCGGCGGCATGTTCGCCGTGTACACCTACATCTCGACGACCCTGACCTCCGTGTCGGGGCTCAGCGCGGCGTCGGTGCCGGCGGTCCTGGCGGCGTACGGCGTGGGCATGGTGATCGGCAACGCGGTGGGCGGGCGCGCCGCCGACGGCTCGGTGACCCGGTCGATCGCGGTCGCGCTGCTCGCGCTCGTCGTGCTGCAGGCGCTGTTCTCGCTGTGCGCGCCGCAGCCCTTCGCGGCCGTGACGCTGTTCTTCCTGATCGGCCTCACCGCCTCGGCGCTCGTGCCCGCGCTGCAGACCCGGCTGATGGACGTCGCGGGCGAGGCGCAGACCCTGGCCGCGACCCTGAATCACTCGGCGCTCAACATCGCCAACGCGCTCGGCGCCCTGCTCGGCGGCGCCGTCATCGCGGCGGGTGGCGGGTACACCGCTCCCGCCCTGGCCGGCAGCGCGCTGGCCCTCGCCGGGCTGGCGGTGTTCGGCACGGGGATGCTGGTCGCGCGGCGGTCGGCGGAACCTGTCGGAGCCGCTCGGTAG